The DNA window CTATATATGCATCATCATGTGAACCACTTTTAGGGagatttaaaatgcattttggGTCTAAATTTCAAGCTTGAAAGAGACAATAGTGACTACAATGACATGTTAGCCGTCAAAATATGcaaaagaagtttggaatgtcTGCCTAACACAATTAAGAACTGTAATTATGTAACtcatggaaaaaaaaaaaatgaacataattGAAACATGTGTATTAGAACAATTTTTCTAAAGTGGAATTATTAAATTGAGCTCCTTATTAGAGATCAACTGAGATTtcagacatttttttttaaaccttattatttatgactttttattattaaatttatctcaACGGTTTTAAATGTtgctaatttattatataaatataagtaaataaatatttatgtcacTAGCTTAGCTATCAAATTTTCAGTAAATTGATGGTTTTGACTATTTCAATTCGCTGAATTTTAGTAGTTAAACTAGtgacatgaatattttatttatttataaatattatttatcgaacaaaacattatttttattttgtttaactttAACATTAAGGAATTCCAAGTCCCAAGTTGTGAGGTTTGAAATCTCAATTGTATCATGATAAGAAGCCTTATTTTgacgaatttttttttaatatcttagtataatttgaaaagtaacatgtttttttatttcttattttattttttttcttctctatttGATGCTCTTTtcaataaaagttattttttttaaaattattttaactaccctgacctaaattaaatttttttttattaaacatccTTTTATCGACTCaaacttttcattaaaattaacgAAATGGTCAGCTAAGGTCCAATTTCAGCCAAAATTTTACTCTCTTTCTTTAGTGCAACAATGTACCAGGCCCGGTTTAGAAGGTTTTTAGGCCTAAGAATTTCTTTATTCTAACAAACAAGGGGTCCACTAACTTTCTATAACGTTGATTTGCTAGTCCAGTATAATGTTAGGCCCAATAGTTTTCTTATCTTCACTTTATAGGcccaataataataaagttgttaaaattaattatttggcttcttcatttctttattttttttataatataattaagattgtacgtactttaatttaaattatttttaatgaaaattaaataagaagCTTTTGTGTTGAGAGAGAATTTAAATTGCATCAATGTTAAACTAAAACTCATTTAATTCTATTTCAAAATACATCTCAGGGCTAGGTTTATAAAtgtagataaaataaaaattatacctATAGTAAATTATAgttgttatttaattaataattatttgagtataaattatacttaaaagaaaatataagataatacatACTCTTACCTGAtacaaaacatattaaattttataaaattcaatattcCTATTTTATcctttacttttataaaattattcatattttatttctttttgtattatatttaaaatataataataaactataattaaatattaatttatatttaacaatttataatttaaataataatattaataaataaataattatatcattataatttcaatattattttataaaattattattaataatattttattttataaaaaaataatatttttttaaatatacaaatatttataataatattttaaatataattattaaatattaattaatatatataatttttatttatataactatataagttaaattaaaagaaattatatataaaaaatataaactgtatgtaataatattatttataaaaataaatgataatgaaatattatttttattaattttaatataattaataattaactatatttaaaataaatattaaaataataattaaaaataatttatataaatataaaaataaaataatttttataatttttactactTACTTATACCactaatcaaacacaaaataataaaacctatatcactaatcaaacacaaaataataaaacctatatgaattatacatattttatatttccaacTAAACACTACTAACCTAGGTTTTAATACCTTTTTAGAATTTATActccttacaatttatacctataGTATTGTTTATCATTgagtaaatatataaacttgttcaagttaaacataataattaggAAAGTGTATAAAGTATGAAAATTGAGTAAATCTAAATATGTGTATATTTTAGATAGCATCAATTTCCTAAGTAAGAATTAATTTTGTTTCCAATTCAAATATACTTAGGCTGTGATTCATTATCCTCAGCCAATTGATAATTAATGGGTGTTGTTAATTAACTTGAATTAATGCTTTTCGATTCAAAGTGTTAAAATGGTACTGTTTCAATATATTGAGGTTGggaaattggatgaaatgaccctacaaataaggctatttgcatccgtggtaatgtttaataatttttgatctgatgaccacttattttttttttgacgattttacccttttcgcgtaacgcgaagggagttcgcgtttcgcgaagtgaaacagtcttgatatatatactcaaattttttcatttctctcattttctttctctctcctccttTCTTTCCTCCGGATTTTGTCGCCGGCGGCGTAAACTCCGGCGACGTCGACTATTATGAATGAAATCTACAAGATAAGAAACCTAATCCCCGAATCTATGTTTGTataacagatttatgttcttatttgtatttcttaatgaaaccctaaccctaaatatgttctttttggtgatatttgttcatattgaatcatatttgttcatattgggttatatttgttcatatatgttcatatttgttcatatattggtttattagttcatattggttcatcttattgattgttcttttggctgtgatgatatttgcagatgatatcgtttctgctagttacttaacgaagcgttaagtacttagcgaagcgttatgtacttagcgaagcgttaagtacttggAGACTTATCTTGTCCACCTctgttggtaaaatattttaaagggaagtcgagtgtagtaatgcaagacttggagactgcttttttgagatgtagagataaggaagatgcctggaagatggggctggtatgcttGATTTGCCTGTACCTATtttcatttgacccaaggagggtggtatttgccaaaatcctccacatggtcgaagacgaggaaagtttcctccgatttccttgggggaaagtgacctttagagccaccctcaagggtttgaacaagaacatgaGACATCTCAGTCACACatattataagaagaagaagaagagtactactgatccttatgctccttttgcttataacatttatgggtttgcactggcatttcaagtgtggacatatgaggtcatcaaaggttttgttcctaaatttgctagaaagaatgagcttaatgatcctctacgcccaaggttgttagtctatcattccaacaggaagaaCACCTTGATCGAGATAAAGACTGTCCTGGAGACAACGGatctgactgagatggaagagtcctccatggagaagaggttatacagtggtgaggactttgaacaaatagatgagtcaactgatgaattttttgagggatttacagaagggaagttagtgaaggaggattatgatgatgaagaggaggGAAGTGAACCTGAGGATGAACATGAAGAACCTACTTCCAAACCAAACACCCGGAAGAGAAAGGCTGCGCTTAATCTCAAAGAAGCCGTAAacctgaagaggaagcttgcttatgaatctaGTCCTGCCCACATTCCTAGCCCTCCATCCGCTACTAGTCCTGGATTACCTCCAACATcttctgttggatgtaaatgtgaagAGCTGAAAGAGGAGGTAAAAGCGCTGAAGGAGGAACTCATCAAAGAGGTGAAGGAGGAGCTCAAAGAGATGAAAACAGCTTACGAAGAAACTCAAACAAATCACAAGGCTTATATGAAAAAGTTGGTTGTTAGTATGTGCGAACAGTTATTAGCCAAATCCAACCAAAGGATGGCCACGTTAATTGTCAAATTAGATAGTATGGAggaggagaggaagaagaagaagaagaagaagagcaaattGGAAAAGAAGGGCAAGACTGAGGTAAGATGAAGATACTtatcgcttcgttaagtacttaacgcttcgttaagtacttaacgcttcgttaagtacttaacgcttcgttaagtaatTATCTTTTGTTGTTCTTAACTAACCACagtgttgttttatttttgcaggaagggaatgtggaggagatgaagacgaatgagatggagatgaaggatgggaaggtggaggaggagagtgagaaggtggaggatataaCTGAAGTAAGTTTTACTTAGCGAAGTCATAtgtttcgggaagtaaacgctgaccacactgttattctatttttgcaggatgggaaggtggaggagatgatAACGAATGAGATGGAGATGACGGATCggaaggtggaggataaaacTGAGAGTGttaatgtgaaggtggatggtggggagattgagaACGATGTGAAGGTGGacgatgtgaaggtggatggtgtgaaggtggaggataaaacTGAGAGTGTTAATGTGAAGGaggatggtggggagattgagactgatgtgaaggtggatggtggtgagaCTGAGAATGATGTAAAGGaggatggtggggagattgagactgatgtgaaggtggatggtggtgagaCTGAGAATGATgtaaaggtggatggtggggagatgttGCTCTCCGATATGAtgtaagaaataattgagaaaaagaaggataaggtcaaggttgagaaggttgagaaggttgagaagaaagtCAAGGTTGGGAAGGTTAAACTCAAGGTTGggaaggttgagaagaaagtcaaggttgagaaggatGCCACGGATGGGAAGGATGAGAACGATGGGAAGGATGGGAAGGATTCGAGGGCTGGGAATGATgagaacgatgatgatgacttccaattatacaacactccacctaaaggagtagttcccaaaaaaagagtgaggaagcagaagaaagatgaagactacaccaacccttctttgtcaaaacagCCAAAGACGAATGATCCATTAACTAtcaatccccttcaaaaatttgatgatgagttgttgGTTCAATTACAGAATTGGTTGAAAGATGAAGCTACCAATGTCaaagcatgagtgttgttggtcgaatttccggatctcaaacatctcagataatttacctttcacggcacgcaatctccatttgcatttctcatccaaacatttcacataccaaagatgttttcttgacttctccaccttgaattcaaaatgattagccatcgcatatttatatagcatcagttgtagttcttttttattttcaaagaaggcaccgacttccaatacagtttcagtagttaacgccaacgcaaatgaggggtctgtcggtgatatgtctgtcggtgatatgtctgtcgatggtgtaccaaatGATGACCTTCTTGCACTACATGGTGTaccaaatgatgatcttcttgcactagtaggTGTACCCGTTGATGCTCTTCTCGCACTATGCGGTGTAGGTAACGatgcatgcaagtcctgagtaagtgggatgtgaggcaaagagttatctccggcttcattactttcaacaaagaccTCCGAGGGTAAAGCTTCTGGTACAATTTTCTGAGTAAATTGTGGGagaatactttcttgagttgggtaggtaagtagtggtatcttttctttagtaaattgtgacttctctactacagacacaaacaatggtgacacagttctacccaaaatcaagcgtgataaatatatgttcagatcctcatcatcttcaataaaaacgggtttaggatttgtgatattcggaatatcatacttcacttgcagcactaaatcataggtagatttctgcacttgaagtctttcatggagtttatcaattaattcagcataacgagtactttggggtaaatccaatgttttgattgaagaggcatcaaaaaaccatattccattagcatcaactttccactctccattatagaaaacgaaaacttcggcTGCAAGATAAATTGGAAACGGGATAATTAATACTGTGAAATGGaaacccttcgcgaaacgggaagtacttagcgaaacgggaagtacttagcgaaacgggaagtacttagcgaaacgggaagtacttagcgaaacgggaagtatcatcagatgaaaccctaaacaacgcagtgattcgaaaatgcataaatgaacaacaataaacttgaaatacataaacttaccaattgttacagtgcttgtgctcgtcgtggagctcattgaGTGCCGCCGTTGAACTCCGTCGCCGGCgagattagagagaaggaggagaaaagaggaagggaagagagagaagaagaagaaaagaaatgaaaaaagatggccggattttattatatagtaagggtattctggacttttcacagagtctcacttcgcgaaacgcgaagtcccttcgcgttacgcgaaaagggtaatttcgtccaaaaaaaattaagtggtcaccagatcaatttcaattatctggtgaccacggatgcaaatagccttatttgtagggtcatttcatccaatttccCTTGAGGTTAGGGACATGTCCGCATGTGTAAATGAAGCACGTTGTCCATATATCATCAATTATTATATTCTCTCTCACACAGTCACACACAATTAGATACACTGTTAAGAATTATAGCCACATGtctttggttgaaaataaacTCTGACCggttgagttgagttgagttcTACACGGAAATGCATAAATTATACCATATTCAAATTATctcaattttcattatttaaataaagtataattttattttaccaaAAAGACGACACAGGTTCaacaacaatataaataaaccCCCCTCTCaacaaattatctttttttttgttgttgtagtattttatattacaattaattatacaaatgATCAAACagattgaatataattaatcaaCCAATTTACTAAACTTAAATtgctataaataaaaaaataatattcatggACTTACATGTCCATCAGATCTCCCATGtgcattcaaaatatattaagaagaaataatttgggatattgtattttttaaatgtttataaaaaatttaatataatatttttttatataaaaatccaagatcaaaccAGAGACCAAATATgcatagttataaaaaaataaagataatatatatattagtttttgtgGATAGGGTTGCCTAGCCGTGGCACATACCATGACTATAAAAATTGTACAAGTTCCATAATCATTTATCTAGTTCTCATAtgaatacaattttttttgttttttatctaTGTGAATGATTTCTACAAGATATAgagttattaataaataagttgtatatatatatatatatatatatatttggtttcTGGAAAAAGTTGAAGGGTGATGGTTTTGGATGGGGAATAGTTTGTACAATTTTGTCAAGATGCATGTTAAAGAGATAGAGATCAAAAGAGAAGCTTAGGAGTTAGGGTTATGGTGGGGACAACCACCAGATCCACATGGTATATGACagaatttcataaacaaataataataatactagtTACTATATTTACCCTATTTAGACAGGGAATAAGATCTAACCTCTATCTAGGCTGCTTTAGCTTTAGCCTTAGCCTAGCCACAACCATTTCTGCTATCTTCTCTGTCGTCTCTGTACTAGAagtagtagaagaagaagaagtgttGTCAAGTGTCCTTCTCCTCcattattatttgtttgttgTCTTCTTCCTTTCCTTTGTTCCCATCCACACTCagtaaaagaaaatatcaaTACAGTTAAAACACACCACACCTGCTAAGAAATATCAATCAAACTAAACAATCATAAACAAACAACCATTCAATATGATGATTTCAATCAATGTATATATCTTTTTACCTTCAGATCTACTATCCAATTAAAGAATTattatgagaagaagaagaagaagaagaaaagtagGATCGAttcattgtttttatttcttcattATAGGCGGCTAAATGTACTACAGTCATCTTCCTAGCAgcatatagatagatagatggaAATCGAAATCGAAATTCCAAACCAGAAATCAGATCAGatcggaggaggaggaggagattgAGTAGAAGGCAATGCATCTGAAATCGAGCTCGAGAGCATATCCGCAAGGGAACTCATAGCTCTGATTTGCATCTGCAATGCCAATATGTAATCACTTGCTTCTTCTAGAATAACCGGATGCGATTCCTTCCTACAACCAGGAATCAAACGGCCAAGGAACCTAACTTTCCTCTGTACTGCCGCCTGCAAGTTCTTTGACTTACGTCGCAAAATACTCAATCTGTTACCAGCCGTAACCGTCGTCTTCGTCGTCCTCAGTCTTCTGTTCTTCGAGAATTTTATCTTCATCCGTCTAGTAAGAATCGCGCAACTCCATCTCGTCCTTCCTTTAGCTGTGGCTGCTAATACTCTGTCCGCAGCTTCCCGCACTGCACGTCCACGGCACGTTGGTGAAGGAGAAGAACTTAACCGGACATGGCGGAGAGCTTGTAAGAGTTTTGAGGAGTAAACTTGTTGCTGCAGTTCGGATTTCCATTGAATTGAGTTTTGAGATGGATTCTGAACTTGATCATGTGTATGTGtgatcttcttcctcttcttccgTCTCGTAACTTGGAGGTCGGTTACTGGATTCGAGATTAGTAAAGAAGACATAGACGATAAGAATCGAAATGCTTACCGAGCAATGTTGCTTCCGAAGCCgattgattcaaaattcaaacacTTATCAGCCTCAGATTAGTTCAATCAATAGATCCACCTGCTTAGATTTCTCAATCGGATGtgtatatagagagagagacgATTGAGAAGTGGAAGAGTCAGGAGAGAAATGAATAGAGTAGTAGTTAAAAGCTTCAAAAGGAATCACAGTGAGTGCCACGCGCGCCACCGCCTCAACATACCATAACACACAATTTCTGAATAttaccttaaaaaaaattatttaaataaaataattatgtgcATCAAAATATTTAcgataaagtaaaaataatttagtggGTCTAGAATGATAGGACAAAAttgaatttagaaaatgaaaattttctctcatattaaatttaagtttaattctTGTAATACTAAATTTTCGCACCCCACTTATATATCGTATCTAAATATGATCCAATTTGGGTGGACGGTGTTGGACTCCACTTAGTAGTGATCAATGATTTGGGGGAAATGAAGAAGATACAACAATTAATCTACATTATAATATAATGGAATAGTATAaacaattcaaatataaatatgaacattaattcattcataaatatatatagaagaaAAAACAGAGCCTTCAAAGCTATTCAGATTTATCATAAAGTTGTGGGCTgacattataattattatattttggtaTAAGAACAGAGTCTTCACTTTTGTTTTAGTACAAATAATAATGACTAGGCATTAGAGGCTGTGAGGTGGCTGTTGACTAGACTACTAattggatattattattttgaagtttttttaattaaataattaaatatagacAACTAAGGTTAAAGA is part of the Impatiens glandulifera chromosome 1, dImpGla2.1, whole genome shotgun sequence genome and encodes:
- the LOC124921314 gene encoding transcription factor bHLH148-like, which encodes MSSLLISNPVTDLQVTRRKKRKKITHTHDQVQNPSQNSIQWKSELQQQVYSSKLLQALRHVRLSSSPSPTCRGRAVREAADRVLAATAKGRTRWSCAILTRRMKIKFSKNRRLRTTKTTVTAGNRLSILRRKSKNLQAAVQRKVRFLGRLIPGCRKESHPVILEEASDYILALQMQIRAMSSLADMLSSSISDALPSTQSPPPPPI